Proteins from a genomic interval of Capsicum annuum cultivar UCD-10X-F1 chromosome 4, UCD10Xv1.1, whole genome shotgun sequence:
- the LOC107867443 gene encoding uncharacterized protein LOC107867443 isoform X2 yields the protein MTYFNRVFEHIIKVYYKAQMRQRNRENQKKETIPHTGGSKVYATRRAEIMVETGQWPGRAQMYIATHKNQDGVYVNEAAKEICEKIESVLSQSVIDESQVSPNDVVGKVLGPEHSGRVRCLGLGVVPSRVFKQDRPYFGGTRASSSGGSCLFQCRENFSQMMNSHNQIMSALKACMIMKEGTIPEQFVGLFDSTSMVSPTAPSDAASGPNLNMDSTRS from the exons ATGACATACTTCAACCGCGTCTTTGAACATATTATAAAGGTATATTATAAAG CCCAAATGCGTCAAAGGAAtcgtgaaaatcaaaagaaagagaCAATTCCACACACTGGTGGCTCCAAAGTCTATGCTACAAGAAGGGCTGAAATA atGGTCGAGACTGGACAATGGCCTGGACGAGCACAAATGTATATTGCTACTCATAAGAATCAAGATGGAGTATATGTTAATGAAGCGGCAAAAGAAATATGT GAAAAAATTGAGTCAGTTTTGAGCCAAAGCGTCATAGATGAGTCTCAAGTTTCGCCAAATGATGTCGTTGGTAAGGTTCTAGGGCCAGAGCACTCTGGAAGGGTGAGATGCTTAGGATTAGGAGTTGTTCCTAGTAGAGTTTTTAAACAAGATAGACCTTATTTTGGTGGTACACGTGCTTCAAGTAGTGGAGGTTCTTGTTTGTTCCAATGTCGAGAAAACTTTTCTCAAATGATGAATTCTCATAATCAGATAATGAGTGCTTTGAAGGCATGTatgataatgaaagaaggaacGATACCCGAACAATTTGTGGGGCTCTTTGATTCTACTTCAATGGTTTCTCCCACAGCA ccaagtgatgcgGCTAGTGGACCCAATTTAAACATGGATTCAACGAGATCGTGA
- the LOC107867443 gene encoding uncharacterized protein LOC107867443 isoform X1 has product MTYFNRVFEHIIKVYYKAQMRQRNRENQKKETIPHTGGSKVYATRRAEIMVETGQWPGRAQMYIATHKNQDGVYVNEAAKEICEKIESVLSQSVIDESQVSPNDVVGKVLGPEHSGRVRCLGLGVVPSRVFKQDRPYFGGTRASSSGGSCLFQCRENFSQMMNSHNQIMSALKACMIMKEGTIPEQFVGLFDSTSMVSPTAVNKVPFTSFFEVIPSVLILILQLFHARALYCVQIPWLIFLL; this is encoded by the exons ATGACATACTTCAACCGCGTCTTTGAACATATTATAAAGGTATATTATAAAG CCCAAATGCGTCAAAGGAAtcgtgaaaatcaaaagaaagagaCAATTCCACACACTGGTGGCTCCAAAGTCTATGCTACAAGAAGGGCTGAAATA atGGTCGAGACTGGACAATGGCCTGGACGAGCACAAATGTATATTGCTACTCATAAGAATCAAGATGGAGTATATGTTAATGAAGCGGCAAAAGAAATATGT GAAAAAATTGAGTCAGTTTTGAGCCAAAGCGTCATAGATGAGTCTCAAGTTTCGCCAAATGATGTCGTTGGTAAGGTTCTAGGGCCAGAGCACTCTGGAAGGGTGAGATGCTTAGGATTAGGAGTTGTTCCTAGTAGAGTTTTTAAACAAGATAGACCTTATTTTGGTGGTACACGTGCTTCAAGTAGTGGAGGTTCTTGTTTGTTCCAATGTCGAGAAAACTTTTCTCAAATGATGAATTCTCATAATCAGATAATGAGTGCTTTGAAGGCATGTatgataatgaaagaaggaacGATACCCGAACAATTTGTGGGGCTCTTTGATTCTACTTCAATGGTTTCTCCCACAGCAGTAAATAAAGTTCCCTTTACTTCTTTTTTTGAGGTCATTCCTAGTGTGTTGATACTGATTTTGCAACTGTTTCATGCTCGTGCACTCTATTGTGTTCAGATCCCTTGGCTGATTTTTCTGCTATGA
- the LOC107867443 gene encoding uncharacterized protein LOC107867443 isoform X3 → MRQRNRENQKKETIPHTGGSKVYATRRAEIMVETGQWPGRAQMYIATHKNQDGVYVNEAAKEICEKIESVLSQSVIDESQVSPNDVVGKVLGPEHSGRVRCLGLGVVPSRVFKQDRPYFGGTRASSSGGSCLFQCRENFSQMMNSHNQIMSALKACMIMKEGTIPEQFVGLFDSTSMVSPTAPSDAASGPNLNMDSTRS, encoded by the exons ATGCGTCAAAGGAAtcgtgaaaatcaaaagaaagagaCAATTCCACACACTGGTGGCTCCAAAGTCTATGCTACAAGAAGGGCTGAAATA atGGTCGAGACTGGACAATGGCCTGGACGAGCACAAATGTATATTGCTACTCATAAGAATCAAGATGGAGTATATGTTAATGAAGCGGCAAAAGAAATATGT GAAAAAATTGAGTCAGTTTTGAGCCAAAGCGTCATAGATGAGTCTCAAGTTTCGCCAAATGATGTCGTTGGTAAGGTTCTAGGGCCAGAGCACTCTGGAAGGGTGAGATGCTTAGGATTAGGAGTTGTTCCTAGTAGAGTTTTTAAACAAGATAGACCTTATTTTGGTGGTACACGTGCTTCAAGTAGTGGAGGTTCTTGTTTGTTCCAATGTCGAGAAAACTTTTCTCAAATGATGAATTCTCATAATCAGATAATGAGTGCTTTGAAGGCATGTatgataatgaaagaaggaacGATACCCGAACAATTTGTGGGGCTCTTTGATTCTACTTCAATGGTTTCTCCCACAGCA ccaagtgatgcgGCTAGTGGACCCAATTTAAACATGGATTCAACGAGATCGTGA
- the LOC107867444 gene encoding homeobox-leucine zipper protein ATHB-6, whose product MKRFSFSDSSGKLLYPTEEKNTENLGYSNEFQAMLDGLEDEDGIEESGCGTGKKRRLRVDQVQALEKIFEVDNKLDPDRKVKIAQELGLQPRQVAIWFQNRRARWKTKQLEIDYNILKANYEALQHNYSKVEQEKEGLITELKGLKEKLGEETISPAFQRPQELILNKLKNSSDFVDSKDGSSDSDSSGVMNEENYTNTTTLNYQQLMPKVSSYNNALDHLSLSSSTYTQLLDHPRASNSTSSSMRGYNNNNDHQQQGVGRMEEQNGFTTEDSCNIYSVDQAPNLYWYFSDHRN is encoded by the exons ATGAAGAGGTTCAGTTTCTCAGATTCTTCTGGCAAATTGCTTTATCCAACAGAAG AGAAAAATACAGAGAATTTGGGATATAGCAATGAGTTTCAAGCAATGTTGGATGGATTAGAAGATGAAGATGGGATAGAAGAGAGTGGATGTGGAACAGGGAAGAAAAGGAGGCTAAGAGTTGATCAAGTACAAGCACTGgagaaaatttttgaagttgataACAAACTTGATCCTGATAGAAAAGTGAAAATTGCACAAGAATTAGGACTTCAACCAAGACAAGTTGCAATTTGGTTCCAAAATCGTCGTGCTCGTTGGAAGACTAAGCAATTAGAAATAGATTATAACATCCTCAAGGCTAATTATGAAGCTCTTCAACATAATTACTCCAAAGTTGAACAAGAAAAAGAAGGGTTGATTACTGAG CTAAAAGGACTGAAAGAGAAGCTAGGAGAGGAAACAATATCCCCTGCATTTCAAAGGCCACAAGAATTAATCCTCAATAAGTTGAAGAATTCATCAGATTTTGTGGACTCAAAGGATGGTTCATCAGATAGTGATTCAAGTGGAGTAatgaatgaagaaaattacacCAATACTACTACACTCAATTATCAGCAATTAATGCCAAAAGTGTCATCTTACAATAATGCTTTGGATCACTTATCATTGTCTTCGTCAACATACACTCAGTTATTGGATCATCCAAGGGCAAGTAATTCTACATCATCATCAATGAGGggttacaataataataatgatcatCAGCAACAAGGTGTTGGAAGAATGGAGGAGCAAAATGGTTTTACAACAGAGGATTCTTGCAATATTTACTCTGTTGATCAAGCACCAAATCTTTATTGGTACTTCAGTGACCATAGAAATTAG